The Wigglesworthia glossinidia endosymbiont of Glossina morsitans morsitans (Yale colony) genome has a window encoding:
- the rpmC gene encoding 50S ribosomal protein L29 — protein sequence MNLKNLRKKNKKELNAELLNLLREQFNLRMQAGSGQLQNTHLLKEVRRNLAHVKMLLNEEKEKK from the coding sequence ATGAATCTAAAAAATCTAAGAAAAAAAAATAAAAAAGAACTTAATGCTGAATTATTAAATTTATTGCGTGAACAATTTAATTTACGTATGCAAGCTGGAAGCGGGCAATTGCAAAATACACATCTTTTAAAAGAAGTACGACGTAATCTTGCACATGTAAAAATGTTGCTTAATGAAGAAAAGGAAAAAAAATAA
- the rpsQ gene encoding 30S ribosomal protein S17, with protein MKKKNISILKGQVIKNKMQKSIVVSVKKLMRHPIYGKFIRKTTKLHVHDELNVSKIGDIVEIQSCRPIAKTKSWKLKKINKKNV; from the coding sequence ATGAAAAAGAAAAATATTTCAATCCTTAAAGGACAAGTAATAAAAAATAAAATGCAGAAATCTATTGTTGTATCAGTAAAAAAACTAATGCGCCATCCTATATACGGTAAATTTATAAGAAAAACCACAAAATTACATGTACATGACGAACTCAACGTAAGTAAGATTGGAGATATTGTTGAAATACAATCATGTAGACCAATTGCTAAAACAAAATCATGGAAATTGAAAAAAATTAATAAAAAAAATGTTTAA
- the rplX gene encoding 50S ribosomal protein L24: protein MAKKIKINDEVIVRSGKYKGKKGKVKKIIDSKKAIVEGINLVKKNQKPNPNTQQSGGIIEKEQPISLSNLAIFNFDTQKLDRIGFTNKNGIKYRMFKSNKKLIK, encoded by the coding sequence ATGGCAAAAAAAATTAAAATTAATGACGAAGTTATTGTGAGAAGCGGAAAATATAAGGGAAAAAAAGGAAAAGTTAAAAAAATAATTGATTCTAAAAAAGCAATAGTAGAAGGTATCAATTTAGTTAAAAAAAATCAAAAACCTAATCCCAACACGCAACAATCCGGTGGAATTATAGAAAAAGAACAACCAATTTCTTTATCAAATTTAGCAATATTTAATTTCGATACACAAAAATTAGATCGTATTGGATTTACTAATAAAAACGGAATAAAATACCGAATGTTTAAATCTAACAAAAAATTGATTAAATAA
- the rpsS gene encoding 30S ribosomal protein S19, whose protein sequence is MPRSLKKGPFIDFHLLKKIEKMQTSEKKNPIRTWSRRSTIFPSMIGMTIAVHNGKQHVPIFIGEEMVGHKLGEFVPTRTYRGHSADKKIKKR, encoded by the coding sequence ATGCCTCGTTCTTTAAAAAAAGGACCATTTATAGATTTTCATTTATTAAAGAAAATAGAAAAAATGCAAACATCTGAAAAAAAAAATCCGATTCGCACATGGTCACGGCGTTCTACTATATTTCCATCTATGATCGGAATGACAATTGCAGTTCATAACGGCAAACAACACGTCCCTATTTTCATAGGAGAAGAAATGGTAGGACATAAATTAGGCGAATTTGTACCGACTAGAACTTATCGTGGGCATTCTGCTGATAAAAAAATAAAAAAGCGCTAA
- the gpsA gene encoding NAD(P)H-dependent glycerol-3-phosphate dehydrogenase — MSNCAITVIGSGAYGTALAIILSKNKNTVFLWGRNQKHMQSLKLNRCNKKFLPKIFFPPTLNIIFSLKHALLSSDTILIAVPSSAFKDTLIKIKPFLRINACVIWGTKGLEPKTGRLLQEVAQEILGKKICLSVISGPTFAYYLAIGLPTAMVLASNCEKKCKNLISKLNCNKHLKICSSSDLIGVQLGGVIKNVIAIASGMSDGIGMGPNARTALITQGLLEMSNLGKIMGAQKCTFMGMSGVGDLILTCTENQSRNRRFGMLLAQGYTIEAAKLKIGQVIEGYENIREILMLSSRYSIEMPIVEQVYQVLYLNKTVKKSALKLLSRIRVYK; from the coding sequence TTGAGTAATTGTGCAATTACTGTTATCGGATCTGGAGCATATGGAACAGCTTTAGCAATTATTTTGTCTAAAAATAAAAATACAGTTTTTTTATGGGGTAGAAATCAAAAACATATGCAATCTTTAAAATTAAACCGTTGTAATAAAAAATTTCTACCTAAAATATTTTTTCCTCCGACATTAAATATTATATTTTCATTAAAACATGCTCTGTTATCGAGCGATACAATTTTAATTGCAGTACCGAGTAGTGCCTTTAAAGATACTTTAATTAAAATAAAACCATTTCTGCGTATCAACGCATGCGTAATTTGGGGAACAAAAGGTTTAGAACCAAAAACAGGTAGATTGTTGCAAGAAGTAGCTCAAGAAATTTTAGGAAAAAAAATTTGCTTATCTGTGATATCAGGACCAACGTTTGCATATTATTTAGCTATTGGATTACCTACAGCGATGGTTTTAGCCAGCAATTGTGAAAAAAAATGTAAAAATTTAATTAGTAAATTAAATTGTAATAAACATTTAAAAATATGCAGCAGCTCCGATTTAATTGGAGTTCAGTTAGGAGGAGTGATTAAAAATGTTATTGCTATTGCATCAGGAATGTCAGATGGTATTGGAATGGGACCAAATGCAAGAACTGCATTAATTACTCAAGGATTATTAGAAATGTCTAATTTAGGAAAAATAATGGGTGCCCAAAAATGTACGTTTATGGGTATGTCTGGAGTAGGTGATTTAATACTTACTTGCACAGAAAATCAATCACGAAACCGTCGTTTTGGTATGCTATTAGCTCAAGGATATACTATAGAAGCAGCAAAATTAAAAATTGGACAAGTTATAGAAGGATATGAAAACATTCGAGAAATTTTAATGCTATCTTCTAGATATAGCATAGAAATGCCTATTGTAGAACAAGTTTATCAAGTATTATATTTAAATAAAACAGTAAAAAAATCAGCTTTAAAGTTACTTTCAAGAATTAGAGTATATAAATAG
- the rplW gene encoding 50S ribosomal protein L23, producing the protein MNYQERILKILKSSYSSEKSSILSEKYNIVTFKVLKNAKKSEIRDSIKKIFNIQPKSVKTLTIKGKQKKYKNFSGKRKNWKKAYIIFEKNQNIKTMKNIE; encoded by the coding sequence ATGAATTATCAAGAACGTATTCTCAAAATACTAAAATCTTCATATTCTTCAGAAAAATCATCAATACTTTCTGAAAAGTATAATATTGTTACTTTTAAAGTATTAAAAAATGCAAAAAAATCAGAAATAAGAGATTCTATTAAAAAAATTTTTAATATACAACCAAAATCTGTTAAGACATTAACAATTAAAGGTAAACAAAAAAAATATAAAAATTTTTCTGGTAAAAGAAAAAATTGGAAAAAAGCTTATATAATTTTTGAAAAAAATCAAAATATTAAAACTATGAAAAATATCGAATAA
- the grxC gene encoding glutaredoxin 3, whose protein sequence is MYIAQIYLKHSCPYCKEAKLLLKKHNIFYKEIDIELNKIYLLEMIKKSNRKTVPQIFINKKHIGGYDDLCILLKENNLFK, encoded by the coding sequence ATGTATATAGCTCAAATATATTTAAAACACTCCTGTCCTTATTGTAAGGAAGCTAAATTACTTTTAAAAAAACATAATATTTTTTATAAAGAAATTGATATTGAATTAAACAAAATTTATCTATTAGAAATGATTAAAAAAAGTAATCGAAAAACTGTTCCTCAAATTTTTATTAATAAAAAACATATTGGAGGTTATGATGATTTATGTATTCTTTTAAAAGAAAACAATTTATTTAAATAA
- the rplD gene encoding 50S ribosomal protein L4 — protein MEIICVDTKEKINLSEKIFGLKFNEPLIHQVINSSQNTQRQGTSVQKSRSDITGSGKKPWRQKGTGRARAGSTKSPIWRSGGVTFAKKTRSYKQKINKKMYQSALKSILSELLRQNRLILVKNFFVESEKTKNLSKKLQYMGLKNVLIISDKIDKNLILASRNLHKINVSDPIKLNLINLITHKKVLITEDAVKKFEAMLT, from the coding sequence ATGGAGATCATATGCGTAGACACAAAAGAAAAAATTAATCTTTCCGAAAAAATATTTGGACTTAAATTTAATGAACCACTTATACATCAAGTAATTAATTCTTCTCAAAATACTCAACGTCAAGGTACCAGTGTACAAAAAAGTCGATCCGATATAACTGGTTCTGGAAAAAAACCTTGGCGTCAAAAAGGAACTGGTCGAGCAAGAGCAGGAAGTACAAAAAGTCCAATTTGGAGATCCGGAGGAGTTACATTTGCAAAAAAAACAAGAAGCTATAAACAAAAAATTAATAAAAAAATGTATCAAAGCGCTTTAAAAAGTATATTGTCAGAATTATTAAGACAAAATAGACTAATATTAGTAAAAAATTTTTTTGTAGAATCTGAAAAAACAAAAAATTTATCAAAAAAATTGCAGTATATGGGATTAAAAAATGTTTTAATTATATCTGATAAAATAGATAAAAATTTGATTTTAGCTTCACGTAACTTACATAAAATAAATGTTTCTGATCCAATAAAATTAAATCTCATTAACTTAATTACACATAAAAAAGTTCTTATTACAGAAGATGCTGTAAAAAAATTTGAGGCAATGCTAACATGA
- the rplP gene encoding 50S ribosomal protein L16: protein MLQPKRTKFRKMQKGRNKGLSINSKINFGKFGLKAIDRGRLTSRQIESARRAMARSIKRQGKIWICVFPDKPITKKPLEVRMGKGKGNVEYWVALVQPGKILYEIDDVSEEIARSAFKLATAKLPITTTFVTKMVM from the coding sequence ATGTTACAACCAAAACGTACGAAATTTAGAAAAATGCAAAAAGGTCGCAACAAAGGATTATCAATAAATTCTAAAATTAATTTTGGAAAATTTGGATTGAAAGCTATTGATCGTGGAAGATTAACATCACGTCAAATAGAATCTGCACGTAGAGCGATGGCAAGATCAATTAAAAGGCAAGGAAAAATTTGGATTTGTGTATTTCCAGATAAACCGATTACAAAAAAACCACTTGAAGTACGTATGGGTAAAGGAAAAGGAAATGTAGAATATTGGGTAGCTTTAGTACAACCTGGAAAAATACTGTATGAAATAGATGATGTTTCGGAAGAAATAGCACGATCAGCATTTAAATTAGCAACAGCAAAACTTCCCATTACAACTACATTTGTTACAAAAATGGTGATGTAA
- the rpsJ gene encoding 30S ribosomal protein S10: protein MQNQRIRIRLKAFDHRLIDQSTSEIVETAKRTGAQVRGPIPLPTRKERFTILISPHVNKDARDQYEIRTHKRLVDIVKPTEKTVDALMRLDLAAGVDVQISLG from the coding sequence ATGCAAAATCAAAGGATTCGTATTCGATTAAAAGCATTTGATCATCGTTTGATTGATCAATCGACGTCCGAAATTGTTGAAACAGCAAAACGTACTGGCGCACAAGTACGCGGACCTATTCCACTTCCAACGAGAAAAGAACGGTTTACTATTTTAATTTCTCCTCATGTAAATAAAGACGCAAGAGATCAATATGAAATTAGAACTCATAAAAGATTAGTAGACATAGTTAAACCAACAGAAAAAACTGTAGACGCATTGATGCGTTTAGATTTAGCAGCCGGAGTAGATGTGCAAATTAGTCTTGGTTGA
- the rplN gene encoding 50S ribosomal protein L14, whose protein sequence is MIQVQTVLSVADNSGARSVMCIKVLGGSRRRYARIADIIKIAIKDAIPRAKVKKGEVLKAVVVRTRKALVRSDGSVIRFDRNACVLLNDTTEQPIGTRIFGPVTRELRIEKFMKIISLAPEVL, encoded by the coding sequence ATGATTCAAGTACAGACTGTATTATCAGTAGCAGACAACTCCGGAGCACGCTCCGTAATGTGTATTAAAGTGTTAGGAGGATCTCGTCGACGTTATGCAAGAATAGCCGACATTATAAAAATTGCAATAAAAGATGCTATTCCGCGTGCAAAAGTAAAAAAAGGAGAAGTTTTAAAAGCAGTAGTAGTAAGAACTCGAAAAGCACTAGTTAGATCAGACGGTTCAGTAATAAGATTTGATAGAAATGCTTGCGTTTTACTGAATGATACTACTGAACAACCGATCGGAACCAGAATCTTCGGGCCAGTAACACGCGAATTAAGAATAGAAAAATTCATGAAAATTATTTCTTTAGCACCAGAAGTATTATAA
- the rpsC gene encoding 30S ribosomal protein S3, producing MGQKVNPNGIRLGIIQSWRSTWYANTKEFAKNLASDFKVRTFLNKTLLKASISKLIIERPAKSIRVNIYTARPGIVIGKKGEDVEKLRKKISTITGVPAQISITEIKRPELDAKLVSDSIASQLERRIMFRRAMKRAVQNAMRLGAKGIKVEVSGRLGGSEIARTEWYREGRVPLHTFRANIDYSTSEAHTTYGIIGIKVSIFKGEVLGSISPYKKQEMPNISKKNIYRKVRK from the coding sequence ATGGGTCAAAAAGTTAATCCAAATGGAATTAGATTGGGAATTATTCAATCATGGCGTTCTACATGGTATGCAAATACTAAAGAATTTGCAAAAAACCTAGCTAGCGACTTTAAAGTGCGGACATTTCTTAACAAAACTTTGTTAAAAGCATCCATATCTAAATTAATTATTGAACGCCCAGCAAAAAGTATTCGTGTAAATATATATACAGCAAGACCTGGAATAGTAATCGGAAAAAAAGGAGAAGATGTAGAAAAACTTAGAAAAAAAATTTCTACTATAACCGGAGTTCCAGCACAAATTAGTATTACTGAAATTAAAAGACCAGAGCTTGATGCAAAATTAGTATCTGACAGTATTGCATCACAATTAGAAAGAAGAATTATGTTTCGTAGAGCAATGAAGCGTGCTGTTCAAAATGCTATGAGATTAGGCGCAAAAGGTATTAAAGTAGAAGTTAGCGGTAGATTAGGAGGTTCAGAAATTGCTCGTACAGAATGGTATAGAGAAGGTAGAGTGCCCCTACACACTTTTCGTGCAAACATTGATTATAGCACATCTGAAGCGCATACAACATATGGAATTATTGGTATAAAAGTTTCAATTTTTAAAGGAGAAGTGTTAGGTAGCATATCACCATATAAAAAACAAGAAATGCCTAATATATCTAAAAAAAACATTTATCGAAAAGTTAGAAAATAA
- the rplE gene encoding 50S ribosomal protein L5, whose amino-acid sequence MQFKQYYKDHILFKLKDKLNYKSIMQVPKIIKITLNMGVGQAISDKKLLENAVNDLTLISGQKPYITKAKKSLASFKIRQGHPVGCKVTLRNAHMWNFFQKLVCIAIPRIRDFRGFPIRSFDQFGNYSIGIKEQIIFPEIDYDKIDRIRGLDITITTSAKSKKEGYMLLSSFTFPFSK is encoded by the coding sequence ATGCAATTTAAGCAATATTATAAAGATCATATATTATTTAAATTAAAAGATAAATTAAATTACAAGTCTATCATGCAAGTGCCAAAAATTATTAAAATTACATTAAATATGGGAGTAGGTCAAGCTATTTCTGATAAAAAACTTTTAGAAAATGCAGTAAATGATTTAACATTAATTTCTGGACAAAAACCATATATTACAAAAGCAAAAAAATCTTTAGCTAGTTTTAAAATTCGTCAAGGTCATCCGGTAGGATGTAAAGTAACATTACGAAACGCACATATGTGGAATTTTTTTCAAAAACTAGTTTGTATTGCTATACCAAGAATTCGAGACTTTCGAGGATTTCCTATAAGATCTTTCGATCAATTTGGAAATTATAGTATAGGAATTAAAGAGCAAATTATTTTTCCAGAAATAGATTATGACAAAATTGATAGAATTCGAGGATTAGATATAACAATTACTACTTCTGCAAAATCAAAAAAAGAAGGCTATATGTTACTATCTTCCTTTACTTTTCCATTTAGTAAATGA
- the rplB gene encoding 50S ribosomal protein L2 gives MTLNKCKPTTPSRRHTVKIVNSNLYKGKSISKLTKKLNKSGGRNNQGHITTRHIGGGHKKKYRIIDFKRTKDNIVGKVARLEYDPNRSSHIALVVYQDGEKKYILAAKDLHIGDKVQSGINAPIKIGNALPMKLFPAGSIVHNVELKLGKGGQIARSAGSYVQIITHEKNYVIIRLRSGETRKVFNKCRATFGEVGNDKHMLISLGKAGAKRWRGIRPTVRGTAMNPVDHPHGGGEGRNFGKHPVSPWGVQTKGKKTRRNKRTEQYILHHRKSKKQ, from the coding sequence ATGACATTAAATAAATGTAAGCCCACCACTCCCAGTCGTCGACACACTGTAAAAATAGTAAATTCAAATTTATATAAAGGTAAATCAATATCTAAATTAACTAAAAAATTAAATAAATCTGGAGGCCGAAACAATCAAGGACATATTACTACAAGACACATCGGAGGAGGTCATAAAAAAAAATATCGAATAATTGATTTCAAACGTACTAAAGATAACATTGTTGGAAAAGTAGCACGATTAGAGTACGATCCAAATCGATCGTCACATATAGCTCTTGTTGTATATCAAGATGGAGAAAAAAAATATATTCTTGCAGCAAAAGATCTTCATATTGGGGATAAAGTTCAATCCGGTATAAATGCACCAATAAAGATCGGAAACGCATTACCAATGAAATTATTTCCAGCAGGATCAATTGTACACAATGTAGAATTAAAATTAGGTAAAGGCGGACAGATAGCGCGATCAGCAGGATCATATGTGCAGATTATTACGCACGAAAAAAATTATGTTATTATTCGATTAAGATCAGGTGAAACACGTAAAGTTTTCAATAAATGCAGAGCAACATTCGGAGAAGTCGGAAATGATAAACATATGCTAATTTCTCTCGGAAAAGCAGGAGCAAAACGTTGGAGAGGTATTAGACCAACTGTTCGAGGAACAGCTATGAACCCGGTAGATCATCCACATGGTGGAGGAGAAGGAAGAAATTTCGGAAAACATCCAGTCTCTCCATGGGGAGTTCAAACTAAAGGGAAAAAAACAAGAAGAAACAAACGTACCGAGCAATACATATTGCATCATAGAAAATCAAAAAAACAATAA
- a CDS encoding rhodanese-like domain-containing protein: protein MHVISKHSAITLMNRRHAIVIDLRNPEDYSNGHIINSLNLNFDHIKTKILDKKNSSKKTLILVCENGKLSKKIFKKINKILQSKNFKIYILEDGINGWKLDNLPLIK, encoded by the coding sequence ATGCATGTAATATCCAAACATTCCGCTATTACTTTAATGAATCGTCGTCATGCAATTGTAATTGATTTAAGAAATCCAGAAGACTATTCTAATGGACATATTATAAATAGTTTAAATTTAAATTTTGATCATATTAAAACAAAAATTCTTGATAAAAAAAATAGTAGCAAAAAAACATTAATTTTAGTTTGTGAAAATGGAAAACTATCAAAAAAAATTTTCAAAAAAATTAACAAAATTCTTCAATCAAAAAATTTTAAAATATACATTTTAGAAGATGGTATAAATGGATGGAAATTAGATAATTTACCGTTAATAAAATAA
- the rplC gene encoding 50S ribosomal protein L3 yields MYGLVGRKIGMTQIFNAQGQIIPVTVIQIHENRIVQIKNMQNDKYSAIQITTGIKNSKNINKSIIGHFKKANISLGRGLWEFRINKNHDLHVGQKFSIENLNKTKKVDITGISKGKGFSGTMKRWNFSGQDASHGNSLSHRAPGSIGQNQTPGKVFKGKKMSGQLGCNKITIQNIVIIKIDVKNELLLVRGSVPGFNKSDLIIKPAVKYFSNDHDIKL; encoded by the coding sequence ATGTACGGTCTAGTTGGACGTAAAATAGGTATGACTCAAATATTTAATGCGCAGGGTCAAATCATTCCAGTAACAGTAATTCAAATTCATGAAAATCGAATAGTACAAATCAAAAACATGCAAAATGACAAATATTCAGCGATTCAGATTACTACAGGAATAAAAAATTCTAAAAATATTAATAAATCAATTATCGGTCATTTTAAAAAGGCGAATATATCTTTAGGGAGAGGATTGTGGGAATTTCGAATAAATAAAAATCATGACTTACATGTAGGACAAAAATTTTCTATAGAAAATTTAAACAAAACAAAAAAAGTTGACATTACAGGTATATCTAAAGGTAAAGGATTCTCTGGTACAATGAAGCGATGGAACTTTAGCGGACAAGACGCTTCTCATGGAAATTCTTTGTCTCATAGAGCTCCAGGATCTATCGGACAAAATCAAACACCAGGAAAAGTATTTAAAGGCAAAAAAATGTCCGGACAACTTGGATGTAATAAAATTACAATTCAAAACATAGTTATCATAAAAATAGACGTAAAAAATGAATTATTATTAGTTAGAGGATCTGTTCCTGGTTTTAATAAGTCAGATTTAATTATTAAACCAGCTGTAAAATATTTTTCGAATGATCATGATATTAAATTGTAG
- the rplV gene encoding 50S ribosomal protein L22, translating to MEVYSHHRYARSSAQKIRLVANLIRGNDASKALKILKFSKKKSANLIKKVLKSAIANAEHNEGINIKNLKIKKIYVNVGPSMKRVMPRAKGRSDRILKRTSHITIALSEKKV from the coding sequence ATGGAAGTATATTCTCATCATCGTTATGCTAGATCTTCAGCACAAAAAATACGCTTAGTTGCCAATTTAATTCGAGGAAACGATGCCTCGAAAGCTTTAAAAATACTAAAATTTTCTAAAAAAAAATCAGCTAATTTGATAAAAAAAGTATTAAAATCTGCTATTGCAAATGCGGAACATAACGAAGGTATAAATATAAAAAATTTAAAAATAAAAAAAATATACGTTAATGTTGGTCCTAGTATGAAACGCGTTATGCCACGTGCTAAGGGTCGTTCAGACAGAATTTTAAAACGTACCAGTCATATTACAATCGCTTTATCTGAAAAAAAAGTTTAG
- the rpsN gene encoding 30S ribosomal protein S14, translated as MTKKSVQEREKKRIKLANIFFKKRKKLKKIITDKNLSNDIRWKAILQLQSLPRDSSPCRQRNRCSQTARPHAFLRKFGLSRIKLRESAMRGEIPGLRKASW; from the coding sequence GTGACAAAAAAATCCGTACAAGAACGTGAAAAAAAAAGAATAAAGTTAGCGAATATTTTTTTTAAGAAAAGAAAAAAATTAAAAAAAATTATTACAGATAAAAATTTATCTAACGATATCAGATGGAAAGCAATTTTACAATTACAATCTTTACCAAGAGACTCCAGTCCATGTCGTCAAAGAAATCGATGCAGTCAAACTGCTCGACCACATGCATTTTTAAGAAAATTTGGACTTAGTCGAATCAAGCTAAGAGAATCTGCGATGAGAGGAGAAATTCCCGGATTACGTAAAGCGAGTTGGTAA